The following are encoded in a window of Chlorocebus sabaeus isolate Y175 chromosome 10, mChlSab1.0.hap1, whole genome shotgun sequence genomic DNA:
- the GAL3ST2 gene encoding galactose-3-O-sulfotransferase 2 yields MVACAFPPSLFGGQAEGPPVTNIMFLKTHKTASSTVLNILYRFAETHNLSVALPAGLQVHLGYPRLFLARYVEGVELQHHFNIMCNHLRFNLPEVQKVMPNNTFYFSILRNPVFQLESSFVYYKTYAPAFLRAPSLDAFLASPRTFYNDSRLLKNVYAKNNMWFDFGFDPNAPREEGYVRARIAEVERRFQLVLIAEHLDESLVLLRRRLRWALDDVVAFRINSRSARSVTRLAPETRERARSWCALDWRLYEHFNRSLWGQLRAELGPRRLRGEVERLRARRRELATLCLQDGGAPKNRSQIRDPRLRPYQSGRADILGYNLRPGLDNQTLRVCQRLVMPELQYMARLYALQFPEKPRKNIPFLGE; encoded by the exons ATGGTGGCCTGTGCCTTCCCTCCCAGCCTGTTTGGGGGTCAGGCTGAGGGGCCGCCGGTGACCAACATCATGTTCCTGAAGACGCACAAGACGGCCAGCAGCACGGTGCTCAACATCCTCTACCGCTTTGCTGAGACCCACAACCTGTCCGTGGCACTGCCCGCCGGCTTGCAAGTCCACCTGGGCTATCCCAGGCTCTTCCTGGCACGCTACGTGGAAGGCGTGGAGCTGCAGCACCACTTCAACATTATGTGCAACCACCTGAGGTTCAACCTGCCTGAG GTGCAGAAAGTCATGCCCAACAACACCTTCTACTTCTCCATCCTGAGGAACCCCGTGTTCCAGCTGGAGTCCTCCTTCGTCTACTACAAAACCTACGCCCCCGCCTTCCTGCGCGCCCCGAGCCTGGACGCGTTCCTGGCCTCGCCGCGGACGTTCTACAACGACAGCCGCCTCCTCAAGAACGTCTACGCCAAGAACAACATGTGGTTCGACTTCGGCTTCGACCCCAACGCGCCGCGCGAGGAGGGCTACGTGCGCGCGCGCATCGCGGAGGTGGAGCGGCGCTTCCAGCTGGTGCTCATCGCCGAGCACCTGGACGAGTCCCTGGTGCTGCTGCGGCGCCGGCTGCGCTGGGCCCTGGACGACGTGGTGGCCTTCAGGATCAACTCCCGCAGCGCGCGCTCCGTGACCCGCCTGGCGCCCGAGACCCGGGAGCGCGCGCGGAGCTGGTGCGCGCTGGACTGGCGCCTGTACGAGCATTTCAACCGCAGCCTCTGGGGGCAGCTGCGCGCCGAGCTGGGGCCGCGGCGGCTGCGCGGGGAGGTGGAGCGGCTGCGCGCCCGGAGGCGCGAACTCGCGACCCTGTGCCTGCAGGACGGCGGCGCGCCCAAGAACCGCTCGCAGATCAGAGACCCGCGCCTGCGCCCCTACCAGTCCGGCAGGGCCGACATCCTGGGCTACAACCTCCGGCCGGGCCTGGACAACCAGACGCTGCGCGTGTGCCAGAGGCTGGTGATGCCTGAGCTCCAGTACATGGCCCGCCTGTACGCCCTGCAGTTCCCGGAGAAGCCCCGCAAGAACATCCCGTTCCTGGGGGAGTAg